In the genome of Corythoichthys intestinalis isolate RoL2023-P3 chromosome 19, ASM3026506v1, whole genome shotgun sequence, one region contains:
- the LOC130907215 gene encoding interphotoreceptor matrix proteoglycan 1-like isoform X2: MLGVLGLLLLLAWRVQGRSALLDWNPTVLPSAPLPSFPKSAPSGDWTSELGRRRTKRSVFLHSGVRICPQESVGEVLASHRAYYQLRVCQEAVWEAYRIFLDRIPGTGEYQRWVQTCQRESLRISDIARNFSDSEEHLDMIHWRMKRLRNERPPSRGFPTPGPVAPETPVPEVVTVAVLLSQSTSSPGSVPDQQSTEVVETDSDIPNVVPESPAEQKVEFSIDLVDPGYRELLDDPDSPQYVDLAHHLRDQMQHVFDKLPGFISIRVQRISETQDADSAGGITVHYSLVFESEAASAVADAAPTAAALAESKLKEMVRKALREEASLPVDLESLTFDPEEILRSPTEASSLEAGTEAGQPDSHNEFEVFIDDPEVEKVHAVLPLPPSEKENALVTLLDPSDEDEQDLRFEPDGLESSSEEEELIISHKIETFHHTETGELVRDYAQSSSTVSELDEHISMTPSPADDRELLDQMSPEPTDISTKPGSLTDSEVNAPTEDSLVVEADFTTPLRELETELSQEVLEQTTDAYESVDTPDEEIAGEGEDALAVTELADSTEDIFPPQGLELEENPGPVLEQNTKTGETQDDTESLSEADQEHENTVLEDLEETKPTLLEEPLIVISEDNVFDVPEEEQNVPAETIPEELLPELVEETNVQEETLPGISVEDVETTDVSWELSTTTVATPKPDEEELVGISKDSFIDSEEELVEAPPTETETHVGEENPTGNQEVTESQTPAAGVWEHSEGALAETEEKTGDVSRSEGEEEIESEGVPETNGDVPLDAAEPEEQAIDIHRPNAEDTLETIQPPLEHSGTVSPQAESIKILVPFDAEEGGNTAEVLQPVEPGFGPPEEEENTAEVLQPFEPVLGPPEEEEENTAEVLQPVEPGFGPPEEEENTAVVLQPFEPVLGPPEEEEENTAEVLQPVEPVLRPPEEEEHTAEVLQPFEPVLGPPEEDGSPLITVSEDPSYPIVENLPSQEEEEEERHINGPEFTESEDAAPPDEAGKADSTVQSEDGERGTPTTSAAAGPTVDSGLFQVAEPREQSATSVVIIEEEMKEELWTSEPVVGEPVRDLAEELDGIRPLNADPSEDGSGFWVSESVTVPPAVTYLTTPDMTTAVQGRELVVFFSLRVTNFDFSEDLFNKTSPEYKSLENTFLNVLLPYLQANLTGFRNLEILNFRKGSVVVNSRMKLAKSVPYNITEAVQCVLRDFCSTAAAHLHIDIDSRSLDVEPADRADPCKFLSCGSGSRCVLEPGGSARCRCEPGFLSVEGLPCRSVCELEPRRCDGECRVEPGRGAVCRTRGGERQLAA, from the exons ATGCTGGGGGTCTTGGGACTGCTGCTGCTCTTGGCCTGGCGGGTCCAAG GCAGGAGCGCCTTGCTGGACTGGAACCCGACGGTCTTGCCGTCCGCCCCTCTGCCATCGTTCCCCAAATCGGCGCCCTCCGGAGATTGGACGTCGGAGCTCGGCAGGCGCCGGACCAAGAGGTCGgttttcctgcattctggtgtgAGGATTTGCCCTCAGGAGAGCGTGGGAGAGGTTCTGGCCAGTCACCGGGCGTACTACCAGCTCCGAG TGTGCCAGGAGGCCGTGTGGGAGGCTTACAGGATCTTCTTAGACCGGATTCCCGGGACCGGCGAATATCAGCGATGGGTTCAGACGTGTCAGCGCGAGTCGCTCCGCATCTCCGACATAGCCAGAAATTTCAGCGACTCTGAGGAGCACCTGGATATGATCCACTGG AGGATGAAGCGCCTCCGGAACGAGAGGCCGCCATCACG AGGTTTTCCGACTCCCGGTCCCGTCGCTCCCGAAACACCAG TTCCAGAGGTTGTGACCGTCGCAGTCCTCCTTAGTCAGTCCACTTCTTCGCCGGGCTCCGTCCCTGATCAGCAGTCCACGGAGGTGGTCGAGACG GACTCGGACATTCCTAACGTCGTCCCCGAGAGTCCGGCGGAGCAGAAGGTGGAGTTCAGCATTGATCTGGTGGATCCGGGCTATCGAGAACTGTTAGACGACCCGGACTCTCCCCAGTACGTGGACCTGGCTCACCACCTGCGGGACCAG ATGCAGCATGTTTTCGACAAACTTCCAGGATTTATAAGCATCCGGGTACAGCGGATCAG CGAGACGCAGGACGCTGACAG TGCCGGCGGAATCACGGTCCACTACTCCCTGGTTTTTGAAAGCGAGGCAGCGTCGGCGGTGGCTGACGCGGCTCCGACGGCGGCGGCGCTCGCAGAGTCGAAATTGAAGGAGATGGTGAGAAAAGCGCTGCGCGAGGAGGCGTCCCTTCCGGTCGATCTGGAATCCTTGACGTTTGACCCTG AAGAGATCCTACGGTCACCGACAGAGGCCTCCTCCCTGGAAGCTGGCACGGAG GCCGGCCAACCCGACTCCCACAATGAATTTGAAGTGTTCATAGACGACCCCGAGGTGGAGAAAGTTCACGCGGTGTTGCCCCTGCCTCCCTCGGAGAAGGAGAACGCGCTGGTGACACTATTGGATCCCTCCGACGAGGACGAGCAGGACCTGAGGTTTGAACCGGATGGACTGGAGTCATCCAGTGAAGAAGAAGAGTTGATCATTTCCCATAAAATCGAGACCTTCCATCACACTGAAACTGGAGAACTCGTCCGGGACTACGCACAGAGTTCTTCGACGGTATCTGAACTGGACGAGCACATTTCAATGACTCCGTCTCCCGCTGACGACAGGGAACTTTTGGACCAGATGTCTCCCGAGCCCACAGACATCTCCACAAAACCTGGTTCTCTCACAGACTCTGAGGTTAACGCCCCTACGGAGGACAGTTTAGTAGTAGAGGCCGACTTCACGACACCGTTGAGGGAGTTAGAAACAGAGCTTTCTCAAGAGGTATTAGAGCAGACAACTGACGCTTACGAAAGTGTCGATACACCCGATGAAGAAATAGCGGGAGAAGGAGAAGATGCGCTGGCGGTTACCGAACTGGCAGACTCAACGGAGGACATTTTCCCGCCTCAGGGCTTGGAACTAGAAGAAAATCCTGGACCCGTGCTTGAACAAAACACAAAGACAGGAGAGACACAGGATGATACGGAAAGCCTTTCTGAAGCAGATCAAGAACATGAAAACACTGTACTTGAAGACTTAGAAGAAACAAAACCTACTCTTCTTGAAGAACCATTGATTGTTATTTCAGAGGATAATGTATTTGATGTTCCAGAAGAAGAACAAAACGTTCCCGCAGAAACAATTCCAGAAGAACTCTTGCCAGAACTTGTCGAGGAAACGAATGTTCAAGAGGAAACGTTACCAGGTATTTCAGTGGAGGACGTGGAAACCACAGATGTTTCATGGGAACTTTCCACGACAACGGTCGCTACTCCAAAACCAGATGAAGAAGAGCTTGTTGGGATTTCAAAGGATTCATTCATAGATTCAGAGGAAGAACTTGTTGAAGCTCCTCCGACAGAAACAGAGACTCACGTAGGGGAGGAGAATCCAACCGGAAACCAGGAAGTCACCGAATCGCAAACACCTGCGGCGGGAGTATGGGAACACAGTGAAGGGGCGCTAGCAGAAACCGAAGAGAAGACGGGAGATGTTTCCCGGTCAGAGGGAGAAGAAGAAATCGAATCGGAGGGTGTGCCAGAAACAAATGGAGACGTTCCGCTTGATGCTGCAGAACCAGAAGAACAAGCAATTGATATTCACCGACCAAACGCAGAGGATACACTGGAGACCATACAACCACCTCTGGAGCACAGCGGCACCGTTTCACCGCAAGCCGAGTCCATTAAGATTTTAGTCCCGTTTGATGCGGAAGAGGGAGGAAATACCGCAGAGGTCCTTCAACCTGTTGAACCGGGTTTTGGACCTCCAGAGGAAGAAGAAAATACCGCTGAGGTCCTTCAACCTTTTGAACCGGTTCTCGGACCTCcggaggaagaagaagaaaataccgCTGAGGTCCTTCAACCTGTTGAACCGGGTTTTGGACCTCCAGAGGAAGAAGAAAATACCGCTGTAGTCCTTCAGCCTTTTGAACCGGTTCTCGGACCTCcggaggaagaagaagaaaataccgCTGAGGTCCTTCAACCTGTTGAACCAGTTCTCAGACCTCCAGAGGAAGAAGAACATACCGCTGAGGTCCTTCAACCTTTTGAACCAGTTCTCGGACCTCCGGAGGAAGATGGTTCGCCCCTTATCACGGTATCAGAAGATCCCAGTTATCCCATCGTTGAAAATTTGCCCTctcaggaggaggaggaggaggagcggCACATCAATGGTCCAGAATTTACCGAGTCAGAAG ACGCCGCTCCTCCGGATGAGGCCGGCAAAGCAGATTCCACTGTCCAAAGCGAAGACGGTGAGAGGGGGACCCCGACGACTTCGGCGGCCGCCGGCCCGACTGTAGACTCGGGACTTTTCCAGGTGGCGGAACCTCGCGAGCAAAGCGCGACGTCAGTCGTCATCATCGAAGAGGAAATGAAAGAGGAATTATGGACAAGTGAACCGGTTGTCGGCGAGCCGGTCAGAGACTTGGCGGAGGAGCTGGACGGGATCCGCCCGCTAAACGCCGACCCGTCGGAAGACGGGAGCGGCTTTTGGGTGTCGGAAAGTGTCACCGTCCCGCCCGCCGTGACGTACCTGACCACGCCCGACATGACCACGGCCGTCCAGGGCCGGGAGCTGGTGGTCTTCTTTAGCCTGCGCGTCACCAACTTTGACTTTTCGGAGGATCTCTTCAACAAGACGTCGCCCGAGTACAAGTCCTTGGAGAACACCTTCCTTAATGTG CTGCTGCCGTACTTGCAGGCCAACCTGACGGGCTTCCGCAACTTGGAGATCCTCAACTTCCGAAAAGGCAGCGTGGTGGTGAACAGCAGGATGAAGTTGGCCAAGTCGGTGCCGTACAACATCACCGAGGCGGTCCAGTGCGTCCTGCGTGATTTCTGCTCCACGGCCGCCGCGCACCTGCACATCGATATCGACAGCCGCTCGCTGGACGTCGAGCCAG CGGATCGCGCCGACCCCTGCAAGTTTCTGAGCTGCGGAAGCGGTTCCCGTTGCGTCCTGGAGCCCGGCGGCTCGGCGCGGTGCCGATGCGAGCCCGGCTTCCTTTCTGTCGAGGGTCTACCGTGCCGGAGCGTCTGCGAGCTGGAGCCCAGACGATGCGACGGCGAGTGTCGGGTGGAACCCGGACGAGGTGCCGTCTGCAG GACGAGAGGCGGCGAGCGCCAGCTGGCGGCCTGA
- the LOC130907215 gene encoding interphotoreceptor matrix proteoglycan 1-like isoform X3, protein MLGVLGLLLLLAWRVQGRSALLDWNPTVLPSAPLPSFPKSAPSGDWTSELGRRRTKRSVFLHSGVRICPQESVGEVLASHRAYYQLRVCQEAVWEAYRIFLDRIPGTGEYQRWVQTCQRESLRISDIARNFSDSEEHLDMIHWRMKRLRNERPPSRGFPTPGPVAPETPVPEVVTVAVLLSQSTSSPGSVPDQQSTEVVETDSDIPNVVPESPAEQKVEFSIDLVDPGYRELLDDPDSPQYVDLAHHLRDQMQHVFDKLPGFISIRVQRISETQDADSAGGITVHYSLVFESEAASAVADAAPTAAALAESKLKEMVRKALREEASLPVDLESLTFDPEILRSPTEASSLEAGTEAGQPDSHNEFEVFIDDPEVEKVHAVLPLPPSEKENALVTLLDPSDEDEQDLRFEPDGLESSSEEEELIISHKIETFHHTETGELVRDYAQSSSTVSELDEHISMTPSPADDRELLDQMSPEPTDISTKPGSLTDSEVNAPTEDSLVVEADFTTPLRELETELSQEVLEQTTDAYESVDTPDEEIAGEGEDALAVTELADSTEDIFPPQGLELEENPGPVLEQNTKTGETQDDTESLSEADQEHENTVLEDLEETKPTLLEEPLIVISEDNVFDVPEEEQNVPAETIPEELLPELVEETNVQEETLPGISVEDVETTDVSWELSTTTVATPKPDEEELVGISKDSFIDSEEELVEAPPTETETHVGEENPTGNQEVTESQTPAAGVWEHSEGALAETEEKTGDVSRSEGEEEIESEGVPETNGDVPLDAAEPEEQAIDIHRPNAEDTLETIQPPLEHSGTVSPQAESIKILVPFDAEEGGNTAEVLQPVEPGFGPPEEEENTAEVLQPFEPVLGPPEEEEENTAEVLQPVEPGFGPPEEEENTAVVLQPFEPVLGPPEEEEENTAEVLQPVEPVLRPPEEEEHTAEVLQPFEPVLGPPEEDGSPLITVSEDPSYPIVENLPSQEEEEEERHINGPEFTESEEDAAPPDEAGKADSTVQSEDGERGTPTTSAAAGPTVDSGLFQVAEPREQSATSVVIIEEEMKEELWTSEPVVGEPVRDLAEELDGIRPLNADPSEDGSGFWVSESVTVPPAVTYLTTPDMTTAVQGRELVVFFSLRVTNFDFSEDLFNKTSPEYKSLENTFLNVLLPYLQANLTGFRNLEILNFRKGSVVVNSRMKLAKSVPYNITEAVQCVLRDFCSTAAAHLHIDIDSRSLDVEPADRADPCKFLSCGSGSRCVLEPGGSARCRCEPGFLSVEGLPCRSVCELEPRRCDGECRVEPGRGAVCRTRGGERQLAA, encoded by the exons ATGCTGGGGGTCTTGGGACTGCTGCTGCTCTTGGCCTGGCGGGTCCAAG GCAGGAGCGCCTTGCTGGACTGGAACCCGACGGTCTTGCCGTCCGCCCCTCTGCCATCGTTCCCCAAATCGGCGCCCTCCGGAGATTGGACGTCGGAGCTCGGCAGGCGCCGGACCAAGAGGTCGgttttcctgcattctggtgtgAGGATTTGCCCTCAGGAGAGCGTGGGAGAGGTTCTGGCCAGTCACCGGGCGTACTACCAGCTCCGAG TGTGCCAGGAGGCCGTGTGGGAGGCTTACAGGATCTTCTTAGACCGGATTCCCGGGACCGGCGAATATCAGCGATGGGTTCAGACGTGTCAGCGCGAGTCGCTCCGCATCTCCGACATAGCCAGAAATTTCAGCGACTCTGAGGAGCACCTGGATATGATCCACTGG AGGATGAAGCGCCTCCGGAACGAGAGGCCGCCATCACG AGGTTTTCCGACTCCCGGTCCCGTCGCTCCCGAAACACCAG TTCCAGAGGTTGTGACCGTCGCAGTCCTCCTTAGTCAGTCCACTTCTTCGCCGGGCTCCGTCCCTGATCAGCAGTCCACGGAGGTGGTCGAGACG GACTCGGACATTCCTAACGTCGTCCCCGAGAGTCCGGCGGAGCAGAAGGTGGAGTTCAGCATTGATCTGGTGGATCCGGGCTATCGAGAACTGTTAGACGACCCGGACTCTCCCCAGTACGTGGACCTGGCTCACCACCTGCGGGACCAG ATGCAGCATGTTTTCGACAAACTTCCAGGATTTATAAGCATCCGGGTACAGCGGATCAG CGAGACGCAGGACGCTGACAG TGCCGGCGGAATCACGGTCCACTACTCCCTGGTTTTTGAAAGCGAGGCAGCGTCGGCGGTGGCTGACGCGGCTCCGACGGCGGCGGCGCTCGCAGAGTCGAAATTGAAGGAGATGGTGAGAAAAGCGCTGCGCGAGGAGGCGTCCCTTCCGGTCGATCTGGAATCCTTGACGTTTGACCCTG AGATCCTACGGTCACCGACAGAGGCCTCCTCCCTGGAAGCTGGCACGGAG GCCGGCCAACCCGACTCCCACAATGAATTTGAAGTGTTCATAGACGACCCCGAGGTGGAGAAAGTTCACGCGGTGTTGCCCCTGCCTCCCTCGGAGAAGGAGAACGCGCTGGTGACACTATTGGATCCCTCCGACGAGGACGAGCAGGACCTGAGGTTTGAACCGGATGGACTGGAGTCATCCAGTGAAGAAGAAGAGTTGATCATTTCCCATAAAATCGAGACCTTCCATCACACTGAAACTGGAGAACTCGTCCGGGACTACGCACAGAGTTCTTCGACGGTATCTGAACTGGACGAGCACATTTCAATGACTCCGTCTCCCGCTGACGACAGGGAACTTTTGGACCAGATGTCTCCCGAGCCCACAGACATCTCCACAAAACCTGGTTCTCTCACAGACTCTGAGGTTAACGCCCCTACGGAGGACAGTTTAGTAGTAGAGGCCGACTTCACGACACCGTTGAGGGAGTTAGAAACAGAGCTTTCTCAAGAGGTATTAGAGCAGACAACTGACGCTTACGAAAGTGTCGATACACCCGATGAAGAAATAGCGGGAGAAGGAGAAGATGCGCTGGCGGTTACCGAACTGGCAGACTCAACGGAGGACATTTTCCCGCCTCAGGGCTTGGAACTAGAAGAAAATCCTGGACCCGTGCTTGAACAAAACACAAAGACAGGAGAGACACAGGATGATACGGAAAGCCTTTCTGAAGCAGATCAAGAACATGAAAACACTGTACTTGAAGACTTAGAAGAAACAAAACCTACTCTTCTTGAAGAACCATTGATTGTTATTTCAGAGGATAATGTATTTGATGTTCCAGAAGAAGAACAAAACGTTCCCGCAGAAACAATTCCAGAAGAACTCTTGCCAGAACTTGTCGAGGAAACGAATGTTCAAGAGGAAACGTTACCAGGTATTTCAGTGGAGGACGTGGAAACCACAGATGTTTCATGGGAACTTTCCACGACAACGGTCGCTACTCCAAAACCAGATGAAGAAGAGCTTGTTGGGATTTCAAAGGATTCATTCATAGATTCAGAGGAAGAACTTGTTGAAGCTCCTCCGACAGAAACAGAGACTCACGTAGGGGAGGAGAATCCAACCGGAAACCAGGAAGTCACCGAATCGCAAACACCTGCGGCGGGAGTATGGGAACACAGTGAAGGGGCGCTAGCAGAAACCGAAGAGAAGACGGGAGATGTTTCCCGGTCAGAGGGAGAAGAAGAAATCGAATCGGAGGGTGTGCCAGAAACAAATGGAGACGTTCCGCTTGATGCTGCAGAACCAGAAGAACAAGCAATTGATATTCACCGACCAAACGCAGAGGATACACTGGAGACCATACAACCACCTCTGGAGCACAGCGGCACCGTTTCACCGCAAGCCGAGTCCATTAAGATTTTAGTCCCGTTTGATGCGGAAGAGGGAGGAAATACCGCAGAGGTCCTTCAACCTGTTGAACCGGGTTTTGGACCTCCAGAGGAAGAAGAAAATACCGCTGAGGTCCTTCAACCTTTTGAACCGGTTCTCGGACCTCcggaggaagaagaagaaaataccgCTGAGGTCCTTCAACCTGTTGAACCGGGTTTTGGACCTCCAGAGGAAGAAGAAAATACCGCTGTAGTCCTTCAGCCTTTTGAACCGGTTCTCGGACCTCcggaggaagaagaagaaaataccgCTGAGGTCCTTCAACCTGTTGAACCAGTTCTCAGACCTCCAGAGGAAGAAGAACATACCGCTGAGGTCCTTCAACCTTTTGAACCAGTTCTCGGACCTCCGGAGGAAGATGGTTCGCCCCTTATCACGGTATCAGAAGATCCCAGTTATCCCATCGTTGAAAATTTGCCCTctcaggaggaggaggaggaggagcggCACATCAATGGTCCAGAATTTACCGAGTCAGAAG AAGACGCCGCTCCTCCGGATGAGGCCGGCAAAGCAGATTCCACTGTCCAAAGCGAAGACGGTGAGAGGGGGACCCCGACGACTTCGGCGGCCGCCGGCCCGACTGTAGACTCGGGACTTTTCCAGGTGGCGGAACCTCGCGAGCAAAGCGCGACGTCAGTCGTCATCATCGAAGAGGAAATGAAAGAGGAATTATGGACAAGTGAACCGGTTGTCGGCGAGCCGGTCAGAGACTTGGCGGAGGAGCTGGACGGGATCCGCCCGCTAAACGCCGACCCGTCGGAAGACGGGAGCGGCTTTTGGGTGTCGGAAAGTGTCACCGTCCCGCCCGCCGTGACGTACCTGACCACGCCCGACATGACCACGGCCGTCCAGGGCCGGGAGCTGGTGGTCTTCTTTAGCCTGCGCGTCACCAACTTTGACTTTTCGGAGGATCTCTTCAACAAGACGTCGCCCGAGTACAAGTCCTTGGAGAACACCTTCCTTAATGTG CTGCTGCCGTACTTGCAGGCCAACCTGACGGGCTTCCGCAACTTGGAGATCCTCAACTTCCGAAAAGGCAGCGTGGTGGTGAACAGCAGGATGAAGTTGGCCAAGTCGGTGCCGTACAACATCACCGAGGCGGTCCAGTGCGTCCTGCGTGATTTCTGCTCCACGGCCGCCGCGCACCTGCACATCGATATCGACAGCCGCTCGCTGGACGTCGAGCCAG CGGATCGCGCCGACCCCTGCAAGTTTCTGAGCTGCGGAAGCGGTTCCCGTTGCGTCCTGGAGCCCGGCGGCTCGGCGCGGTGCCGATGCGAGCCCGGCTTCCTTTCTGTCGAGGGTCTACCGTGCCGGAGCGTCTGCGAGCTGGAGCCCAGACGATGCGACGGCGAGTGTCGGGTGGAACCCGGACGAGGTGCCGTCTGCAG GACGAGAGGCGGCGAGCGCCAGCTGGCGGCCTGA